From Calditrichota bacterium, one genomic window encodes:
- the ilvB gene encoding biosynthetic-type acetolactate synthase large subunit, producing the protein MANAVKQKTVFPGIEEAENSESPLNKIKMSGSEAVVKSLLAEDVKTIFGYPGGAIMPVYDELYKYRNELHHVLTRHEQGAVHAAQGFARVSGKVGVCIATSGPGATNLITGIADAYIDSTPIVCITGQVASGLLGTDAFQETDVVGISMPVTKWNVQVTKAEDIPVAIAKAFHIAASGRPGPVLVDITKDAQFGELDFEYLHCKKIRSYNPRPVIKPEKIDQAVELINKAKKPFVVFGQGIILGEAEKEFKAFIEKSGIPTGWTILGLSALDSDHPLNVGMLGMHGNYAPNKLTNECDLLVAVGMRFDDRVTGDVSRYAKQAKVIHIEIDKAEINKNVKADVGIHADVKEALPLITRKIEKREHESWLQKFRAYEKTEQDLIIKKDLYPEQDKLTMAEVVRLISEKTEGKAVIVSDVGQHQMFACRYSKFKQSKSSITSGGLGTMGFALPAAMGAKLGAPERTIVTIAGDGGFQMTIQELGTVMQTEIDLKIVVLNNNFLGMVRQWQELFFDKRYASTVMTNPDFITIAKGYGVEAERVDSRENLENAVNKMIDFKGAYLLEVSVGKEDNVFPMIPTGAAVSEIRLD; encoded by the coding sequence ATGGCAAATGCTGTAAAACAAAAAACAGTTTTTCCAGGGATTGAAGAAGCGGAGAATAGCGAATCGCCTCTAAATAAAATTAAAATGAGTGGTTCGGAAGCTGTTGTAAAATCTTTGCTTGCTGAGGATGTAAAAACAATTTTTGGATATCCCGGTGGAGCAATAATGCCGGTTTATGATGAACTTTATAAATATCGTAATGAGCTTCATCACGTTCTAACCCGTCATGAACAAGGCGCAGTTCATGCGGCTCAGGGATTTGCACGTGTATCAGGAAAAGTTGGAGTGTGCATTGCTACATCCGGGCCCGGAGCAACAAACCTGATTACGGGTATTGCTGACGCATATATAGATTCTACACCGATTGTTTGTATTACCGGCCAAGTTGCCAGCGGCCTTTTGGGTACAGATGCTTTCCAGGAAACAGATGTGGTTGGTATTTCGATGCCGGTTACAAAATGGAATGTACAGGTTACAAAAGCGGAAGATATTCCGGTGGCCATTGCCAAAGCATTTCATATTGCAGCAAGCGGCAGACCGGGACCAGTTTTGGTAGATATCACTAAAGATGCCCAATTTGGTGAGCTTGATTTTGAATACCTGCACTGCAAAAAAATTCGTAGTTACAATCCAAGGCCTGTAATTAAACCTGAAAAAATTGATCAGGCAGTAGAGTTGATCAATAAAGCAAAAAAACCATTTGTAGTATTTGGACAGGGTATCATTTTAGGTGAGGCAGAAAAAGAGTTTAAAGCTTTTATTGAAAAGAGCGGAATCCCCACAGGTTGGACTATTTTGGGGCTTTCAGCTTTAGATTCCGACCATCCTCTAAATGTTGGAATGCTGGGCATGCATGGCAATTATGCGCCAAATAAATTGACAAATGAATGCGATTTACTGGTTGCTGTTGGAATGCGTTTTGATGATCGGGTTACCGGCGATGTTTCACGCTATGCCAAACAGGCCAAGGTAATTCATATTGAAATTGATAAAGCGGAGATCAACAAAAATGTTAAAGCCGATGTGGGCATTCACGCGGATGTGAAAGAAGCATTACCACTTATTACCAGGAAAATTGAAAAAAGAGAACATGAAAGCTGGTTGCAAAAATTCCGTGCCTATGAAAAAACTGAGCAGGACCTGATTATAAAAAAAGATTTATACCCAGAGCAGGACAAATTGACTATGGCGGAAGTTGTACGTTTAATTTCTGAGAAGACGGAAGGGAAAGCAGTAATTGTCTCTGATGTGGGGCAACATCAAATGTTTGCTTGCCGTTATTCAAAATTTAAGCAAAGCAAAAGCAGTATTACATCCGGTGGACTGGGTACTATGGGCTTTGCACTTCCGGCGGCAATGGGAGCAAAGTTAGGCGCCCCGGAACGCACGATAGTAACCATCGCGGGTGATGGTGGCTTTCAGATGACGATCCAGGAATTAGGAACTGTAATGCAAACGGAAATTGATTTAAAAATTGTTGTATTAAATAATAATTTTCTTGGAATGGTGCGTCAGTGGCAGGAGCTGTTTTTTGATAAACGTTATGCATCAACAGTAATGACAAACCCTGATTTTATTACAATCGCCAAAGGTTACGGTGTTGAAGCGGAACGGGTAGATTCACGAGAAAATCTTGAAAATGCAGTAAATAAAATGATTGATTTTAAAGGCGCCTATCTCCTTGAAGTGAGTGTTGGTAAGGAAGACAATGTTTTCCCTATGATTCCAACAGGAGCCGCAGTTTCTGAAATCAGGTTGGACTAA
- a CDS encoding branched-chain amino acid aminotransferase — protein MYHDKHTTVFFKGKWCSVEQASSSLYGQTIQNGNGAIEGLRAYPTPLGTQVFQAYEHFERLQYSCEVMGIKLGYTVDELVSLTYELLDKNNLKNAYIRPLVFLSENMDLETAGASNLFLSAWEWQPYLGDKLLRVMSSSFQKPNPKAFFIEAKISGYYVNSILAKNEAKAKGFDDALLNDMNGYIAEGPAENFFFEKNGCLYTAPKGHILPGITRATIIQLAKELDIPVKEKLFTSEDVEGADGAFFTGTAAEVAGFESLNDVKFKKAWEDTFGNTLKQAYKGLVRSAEAHIVDVV, from the coding sequence ATGTACCACGATAAACACACTACAGTTTTCTTTAAAGGAAAATGGTGCAGCGTTGAACAGGCAAGCAGCAGCTTATATGGGCAAACAATCCAAAATGGCAATGGGGCAATTGAAGGCCTTAGAGCATATCCAACGCCATTGGGTACTCAGGTTTTTCAGGCATATGAACACTTTGAGCGTTTACAATATTCGTGTGAAGTTATGGGTATTAAGCTTGGTTACACTGTGGATGAACTTGTTTCGCTGACATATGAATTGTTGGATAAAAACAACTTAAAAAATGCATATATCCGTCCACTTGTTTTTCTAAGTGAAAATATGGATTTGGAAACGGCTGGTGCTTCTAATTTATTTTTAAGTGCCTGGGAATGGCAACCCTATCTCGGTGATAAACTTTTAAGAGTAATGAGCTCTTCATTTCAAAAACCCAATCCAAAAGCTTTTTTTATAGAAGCAAAAATCAGTGGCTACTATGTCAATTCTATTCTTGCAAAAAATGAAGCAAAGGCCAAAGGATTTGACGACGCACTGCTTAATGATATGAATGGATATATTGCAGAGGGTCCGGCAGAGAATTTCTTTTTTGAAAAAAATGGCTGTCTTTATACTGCGCCCAAAGGCCATATTTTACCGGGAATCACCAGGGCAACAATCATCCAGCTTGCAAAAGAATTAGATATTCCGGTTAAAGAGAAATTGTTTACTTCGGAAGATGTTGAAGGTGCAGATGGCGCATTTTTTACAGGGACTGCCGCAGAGGTTGCTGGTTTTGAATCTTTGAATGATGTGAAATTTAAGAAAGCCTGGGAAGACACTTTTGGCAATACGTTAAAACAGGCTTACAAAGGCCTTGTCAGAAGTGCGGAAGCGCATATTGTGGATGTTGTATGA
- the ilvD gene encoding dihydroxy-acid dehydratase has product MALNKYSKRVTQDESQPAAQAMLHAIGLSVEDLKKAQVGIASTGYEGNPCNMHLNDLSVHVKKGAENSGLVGLVFHTIGVSDGISMGTPGMRFSLPSRDVIADSIETVMQAQAYDGLVAVVGCDKNMPGALIAMCRLDRPAILMYGGTIASGCVDDKKLDVVSAFEAWGEKVAGKIDEGKFQQVKENACPGAGACGGMYTANTMASAIEALGLSLPFSSSTPAVGNNKEKECQMAGKAILALLEKDLTPKKILTKKSFENAIRLVTVLGGSTNAVLHFLAIAKAADIDFTLADFQRISDETPFLANLKPSGKYLMEDVHNIGGIPAVMKFMLDNGMLNGDCMTVTGKTIAENLADIKPIPVEQDVLAPLEDPIKKTGHLQILYGNLASEGAVAKITGKEGLLFKGRAKVFNSEYETNEAIGAGEVKKGDVVVIRYEGPKGGPGMAEMLKPTAAIMGQGLGNSVALITDGRFSGGTHGFVVGHITPEAQQGGLIALVENGDWITIDAENNMLNVELTEEEIKNRKEKWIQPPLKAKRGILYKYARSVSSASTGCVTDE; this is encoded by the coding sequence ATGGCGTTAAACAAATATAGTAAACGGGTTACTCAAGATGAAAGTCAACCGGCGGCACAGGCAATGCTTCATGCTATCGGGCTTTCGGTTGAAGATTTAAAAAAAGCCCAGGTTGGAATTGCCAGCACTGGTTACGAAGGCAATCCTTGTAATATGCATTTAAATGATTTGTCTGTCCATGTAAAAAAAGGTGCTGAAAACTCCGGATTAGTCGGGTTGGTTTTTCATACAATTGGTGTTAGCGATGGTATTTCCATGGGAACACCGGGTATGAGATTTTCTCTGCCATCGCGTGATGTAATTGCAGATTCCATTGAGACAGTAATGCAGGCACAGGCCTATGATGGACTTGTTGCAGTTGTTGGGTGCGATAAAAATATGCCCGGGGCACTAATCGCTATGTGTCGTCTGGATCGCCCTGCAATTTTAATGTATGGAGGAACAATTGCTTCGGGTTGTGTGGATGATAAAAAACTGGATGTGGTTTCGGCGTTTGAAGCCTGGGGTGAAAAAGTTGCCGGCAAAATTGATGAAGGAAAATTTCAACAGGTAAAAGAAAACGCGTGTCCTGGTGCAGGTGCATGTGGAGGTATGTATACAGCAAACACAATGGCATCTGCAATTGAAGCCTTAGGTTTAAGCCTTCCATTCAGTTCTTCTACACCGGCAGTTGGCAATAATAAAGAGAAAGAATGTCAAATGGCCGGAAAGGCAATCCTTGCATTATTAGAAAAAGATCTTACACCTAAAAAAATTCTTACAAAAAAATCATTTGAAAACGCAATCAGGTTGGTCACAGTCCTTGGTGGATCAACAAACGCTGTCCTGCATTTTTTGGCAATTGCAAAAGCAGCAGATATAGATTTTACTCTTGCTGATTTTCAACGAATCAGCGATGAAACACCGTTTTTAGCCAACCTTAAACCAAGTGGCAAATATCTGATGGAAGACGTTCATAATATTGGCGGTATACCGGCTGTAATGAAGTTTATGCTGGATAATGGTATGTTAAATGGTGACTGCATGACGGTAACAGGCAAAACAATTGCTGAAAATCTTGCAGATATAAAGCCAATTCCTGTTGAGCAGGATGTTTTAGCTCCACTTGAAGACCCTATTAAAAAAACAGGGCATCTCCAGATTTTATATGGCAACCTGGCATCTGAAGGTGCCGTTGCAAAAATCACCGGAAAAGAAGGCTTATTATTTAAAGGCCGGGCAAAGGTTTTCAATTCAGAATATGAAACAAATGAGGCTATTGGTGCAGGTGAGGTGAAAAAAGGTGATGTGGTTGTTATTCGTTATGAAGGGCCAAAGGGAGGTCCGGGAATGGCAGAAATGTTAAAGCCAACTGCAGCAATTATGGGTCAGGGTTTGGGAAATAGTGTAGCGCTTATTACCGATGGTCGTTTTTCCGGTGGTACTCATGGTTTCGTTGTCGGTCATATCACGCCGGAAGCACAACAAGGAGGACTTATCGCTTTGGTAGAAAATGGAGATTGGATAACCATAGATGCTGAAAATAATATGCTTAATGTTGAGTTAACTGAAGAAGAAATAAAGAACAGAAAAGAAAAATGGATTCAGCCACCATTAAAAGCTAAGCGTGGTATTTTATACAAATATGCTCGTTCGGTTTCTTCTGCCTCAACAGGCTGTGTAACTGATGAATAG